TTGGTCTGACCTTATTTGATTCTTAGAAAACGTGCAAAAATATCACCTGCAAAACATGCAGTTTAGACGCCTGACAAATATATAGTTAAGTATTATGGGTGGCAATAAGTTCCGGGTtaaaattcgtaatttttttggttgcattatttttttcatttttgtgcatttttttcttatataCAATCTAAACTTAATGGCATTATCACATTGAAGATAATTTTACAATACAGAATTCATGCATCAGTATTTCCTTTTTAATAATCTTTGCCccttatgaaaataaaatcattttttgtgttctaGGTCTGCATAAACAacctaaatttgaatttgatttggCAATCAAagcaatacattttttatttttgagtcaTAGATTCATTTCTCCAGGCAGACGCCGTCATTACATAAAGTTCTCCATGTGTACCTGGCGTGGAAGCTATCTGGAATCTGACGAGTTTTATCTTCGAGCTTCTCATATTTTATCATGCATTCAGACCCctgtaaacatttttggaacatttataattgttttcaaaactccaaAGAATATGGAAAAAGTGAAGATTTCTATTTTGTTGATGCATTTAACGTAAGTAAGATTGTTTTCCCAAGATTCCttaaattttcctttaaattcacattttcaaagatAAAAGGCAACATCTCCACAAGAATGTTTAGGAGAGTTATTTATAGACAACAGGCGTAAATTGCTTTTAAGGCAGAGAGAAAGGCTGCCTATATACAGGCAGCCATAGGTCATTTTCATATCGGGCAGGTCTCAGGCAGGCAGGCCTAGGTCATCTTCAAATCGGAAATGTAGGTAGCCTTCAAAGCAGACTAGAAAACGTAGATTGCTTTAAAGATAGATAGGCAGGTGTTTATTGTTTATACATGCCGGCGCCACAAACACGCGTAGGCCGTCACAAGCAGGTGTAGGTCGCCAAATGAGGTGACGATTGGCTAcaggcaggcgtaggtcgGTGCAAACTGAGTGTAAGTAGCTTTTAAGGTACACATGTTAGGCTGCTATTAAGACTAGTTTTACGGCGTAGGTGGGTTCAGATCGCCTTCGAAGCAGGCAAAGgcgaatttttgtttttacacATCCTTTTTTAATCATTACAGATGTTTTTGGCTGGATATttactttaatattttatcgatcCCATATATGATTCACTCGGCCGCCGCTGGTTATCCTCTTGGAATATTATTCCATCTAGGACTTCCCACAGATATACAGATTTATTTTGGACTGGTCTCGGTTTTTTGTAAGCTTGCTTGACTACGTGCCTGCCAGCCTACCGCCCATTTTCTAAACTTCtaagaagaaacaaaaaaggtgttcctatttttttggcatttcaataaatttgctaaaaaattgacTAGGAACTGGGAAATATGTTGTAGGCataaggcaggcaggcaggcattttcCGAGATTTCTCACATACTTCTTTGTTTCAGTCTTCATCCCAGCCATCATTTTATTCTTCGAAGAGCGCTACAACCGATTGGTCCGATCGGATGCAGATTCCCATACCAGATTTCTGAAACGAGTTGCTCATTTTGGAATAATGTACCTTTGTGCTATAATTGGAACATTAGTGGTATTCTTTGGTGCTACCACAGATTCCGatgaaactaaaataaaaatgatcgAACGATTTCCTTGTCTACCACCTGAAATAATCACTAAACCTGGATTTTTAATACTCACAGAGGACACGTTGGCGCTCGTCGTAATTCTTCTCTTGCTaacttttttcacattttttcaacttggCTACTTCTTCGGAATGACCGCAAATTTCCTATACACTACTAAAACAATGTCCGCAAATACtgcaaaactacaaaaacaattgtttcagCGACTTACAATTCAAATTGTGCTTCCACTTTTTGCGGTTTTCATTCCCTGTATTTATCTGAATGGCTCCGCCGCATTCCACTACTTGGATatgattttcattaatttttcaaatttattcataTCTACTCATGGTCTTTTATCATGTGTTACTACTATTCTTGTGCATAAGGCATATCGTGAtgcagtttttgatattttcggaGCTGGATGCCTGATAAAGAAGAATTTGAGTTCCAGAAGTTATGTGACAGGGACTGTCAGAAATAGTTGGAAACCTCAGACAAATGGAAACAGTCAGAAGCAACCGGAAAACTATCAAATGGCAGGCCAAACTTCAGttttataaattgttttaaatagactttaaattttttttaaatttttggttttccaatttttgaaaattgtctaaaaatatttccgattattttttcgatttttaataaattaatataatttctaCAACGCTTGAATCTGACGGTGAATTTTaggtatttttagaaaatctgatttttttttcagaattcatatACATATTCTAATTTTGACCAACGGtggatttgaatattttttcgaaaatcattacattttcttgttaaaaattcaaattcggtTGTGAATGTTCATATcgggaattcgaaaaaactttgttaaaattaaatttgttgaaaattttcgggaaatttcgGCTGGTTGTTCTGGAGTATTtcaacgtttttaaattttttttaatatttaaaaatttcgcagtaaaaaaatttggacccggaacttatttacCTCCCTGATACTTGGAAACATTCgattattaaaagaaaattcagcTGTGATACGTTTAATCACAATTTGACAGAGCAAAAAATTGTCGGGTTAACAatcgaaaataatttctgatttCACTAATAGAAAAAAGGTGTAATTTCGATGCCATGCCTCATGCCTACTCACCTGCCTACCACATTTCTTTTTACggtaaaatgcaaaaataagcAGTGGGGTGGGATGCGAACAGCTAAAAACATGCCAGCAGGCGATACATTTCGCTCTAAAAAAACACCAGCAGCAAAATGACACATGACAGGTTTGCGCGGACATCTATCGTGGTCGGCTGATCTTTCCACcacaaatttacaaaaagtcACAGACAAACTTCGAATTCATCATCAAACATTTATaagaactttctaaaaactaGTTATCTAAAAGGTATGCCTTCCACTGGATCTATCGTAGGTTGCTCTACTGACACCGTTTTTTCCTTCTCCAAACTCGGCACATCAGTGTATTCAACTCTTCTTGAGCcttcttcaaaaacaaatttgtcaCTTTTCTCCTTCTTGCTCTTTTGTGCCTTTTCGGGAACTtccttcacttttttctccgaCTTCTTCTGTTCTTTCTTTGCAGATTtctttgcagatttttttgcagatgtcTTTGGAGCACTTTTAATCTTAACTTCCTTCTTTTTATTCTTATCTTCCTCCTTGCTTTTACTactttccttcttctttttaagTTCAGCCTCCTTCATCTTCTCGGCCCTTTTCATTGTTTCCCGTTTTCTCATCTTCAAATCCTTTTCAATCTTCCTCAGCTTCCGTCTCTCGTCAGCCCATTTCTTCTCCTCACCAGGAGCATGATACGGATCATCTTGAGTTCTTCTCGCAAAATCATTCATCCACGCGTGCTTCTCATCCGCTATTTTGATGCAATCCATTCTCCATTCATCATACAAATTCGACTTTTCCAGTTCAATATTGAGCTGTTTCGCTTCCCGTTCGATTTCCAGCTTCAACAACTGACGTTCCCATCGACGTTGGAATGCCATGTACCAGTGCACATCAGCAATCATGGCAATTGCTAGAGAACCGAAAGAGCCCGCAAGCACAAAGTACCAGTGAGTTGGAGCAGATTCTGGAAAACTGtttcattagaaaaattcagactTTTAGTTGGAAACCTTCTTGCATTgaatgaaaatcgaaatagTTCGCAGAACAAGGATCAATGGCATGACCGGCAGTGGCTAGTAGAGattgaaattcttgaaatctgaaattgaaataattaacCGGCAGATGTCGGACGCTCAATCGAGTGTCCGACCTCTACCGGGTTCTGCTTACCCAATGGTTTTCAAGACAATTTGCGAAACCCGGTAGATGTCAGGCGCTATGCATCCCAAACATATGCTAATCTTGCGCCTGACATACACCAGGTCCCACTTAACTTATTAGCCTGTGCTTCACGAGTGGCAAAACCCAGCAAATGTCGGACGCTGCgtgaaaaagcgaaaataGAGTCCGAAACCTGTCAGGCTTCCTCCGTCAATAGAAGAAACCGGAAGATGTCGGGCGCTTTTTGCAAGACTCACGCTCGATTGCTTCTCCTCATTTCAATTGGGTAATTGTCATTCCAAAATGTCACCAGGggctaaaaaatattataaattgaTTGTGAGTTCAAAaccttccaaaaaaataccaTTGTTCCATTGATAACTCTCAGACTTTTAAACTCCAAAGACATAAGTTGATGGTTCCGTTCGAGTTTCAGCAATGGTTCACTACTCAATACGGCAAGATACTCGAGACTTGTAAGGGCGGAAAACCGCTTGAAGTTATTGTCGCGGAGGAC
This is a stretch of genomic DNA from Caenorhabditis elegans chromosome V. It encodes these proteins:
- the srh-140 gene encoding Serpentine Receptor, class H (Predicted), which gives rise to MCTWRGSYLESDEFYLRASHILSCIQTPVNIFGTFIIVFKTPKNMEKVKISILLMHLTCFWLDIYFNILSIPYMIHSAAAGYPLGILFHLGLPTDIQIYFGLVSVFFFIPAIILFFEERYNRLVRSDADSHTRFLKRVAHFGIMYLCAIIGTLVVFFGATTDSDETKIKMIERFPCLPPEIITKPGFLILTEDTLALVVILLLLTFFTFFQLGYFFGMTANFLYTTKTMSANTAKLQKQLFQRLTIQIVLPLFAVFIPCIYLNGSAAFHYLDMIFINFSNLFISTHGLLSCVTTILVHKAYRDAVFDIFGAGCLIKKNLSSRSYVTGTVRNSWKPQTNGNSQKQPENYQMAGQTSVL
- the irld-57 gene encoding Receptor L-domain domain-containing protein (Confirmed by transcript evidence), with product MNLLLIYSFFHVLKFVRPGSPLFKICYGGKVEDLPMGCEEVIGFPLVISDYFYDIDAKSEDGRKLSTIQRITNGIVLRDNNFKRFSALTSLEYLAVLSSEPLLKLERNHQLMSLEFKSLRVINGTMPLVTFWNDNYPIEMRRSNRAFQEFQSLLATAGHAIDPCSANYFDFHSMQEESAPTHWYFVLAGSFGSLAIAMIADVHWYMAFQRRWERQLLKLEIEREAKQLNIELEKSNLYDEWRMDCIKIADEKHAWMNDFARRTQDDPYHAPGEEKKWADERRKLRKIEKDLKMRKRETMKRAEKMKEAELKKKKESSKSKEEDKNKKKEVKIKSAPKTSAKKSAKKSAKKEQKKSEKKVKEVPEKAQKSKKEKSDKFVFEEGSRRVEYTDVPSLEKEKTVSVEQPTIDPVEGIPFR